A region of the Mesoterricola sediminis genome:
CGTGCGAATGGCCGTTCTCTATCTCCTCTGCAACCCCCACGGGGAGCAGGTTCCCTGAAGCAACCGCGGGGGGACCGGCCGCACGTGCGGCCCCGGCGCGCCCCCCCCACACCCCCTGCCCAGCCACCCTACGACTGGCGGGCAGACGAGAAGGACACATTTATGATCACGGGTCCCGTCACGCTCCTCATCCTCGACGGGTTCGGGGATGGTCCCCGCAACGCCTTCGACGCCACCTTCGTCTCCGGCATGGCCCACCTGTCGGACCTGCGCCGCCGCTACGCCGCCACCCAGCTCAACGCCGGCGGCGAGGCCGTGGGCCTCCCCGAAGGCCAGTTCGGCAATTCCGAAGTGGGTCACATGAACCTGGGCGCCGGCCGCGTGGTGTGGCAGGAGCTCACCCGCATCGACGCCGCCATCCGCAAGGGCACCTTCCGCGACAACGCGGCCATGGGCGGCCTCCTCCGGGACCTCAAGGCCTCCGGCGGGCGCCTCCACCTGATGGGCCTGGTCTCCGACGGCGGCGTGCACAGCCACCAGAACCACCTCGTGGCCCTGGCCCAGTGGGCCCAGGCGGAGGGCGTCCCCACCACCATCCACGCGTTCCTGGACGGGCGCGACACGGCCCAGAAGAGCGCCGACGGCTACCTCCAGTGGCTGGCCTTCCAGCTCCGGGCCTGCCCCCTGGTCACCATCGGCAGCCTCATCGGGCGCTACGTGGTCATGGACCGCGACAAGCGCTGGGAGCGCGTCGTCCGGGCCTGGAAGCTGCTCGTGGACGGGGAGGGCGAGTTCGAGGCCGCCGACGCCCAGGCCGGCATCAAGGCCGCCTACGACCGGGGCGAGACGGACGAGTTCGTGAGCCCCACGAAGCTCGACGGCTTCCACCCCATCGCCGACGGCGACGGCTGCATCTTCTTCAATTTCCGCGCGGACCGGGCCCGCCAGTTCAGCCACGCCCTCGTGGACCCCGCCTTCGACGCCTTCCCCCAGGCCCGGCGCCCGAAGGTGAAGCTCGTCACCTTCACCGCGTACGAGGCCGACCTCGAGCCCCACGTCTCCGTGGCGTACCCGCCCCAGAACCTCACCCGCATCCTGGGCGAGCTGGTCAGCGAGAAGGGCTGGAAGCAGCTCCGCACCGCCGAGACCGAGAAGTACGCCCACGTGACCTACTTCTTCAACGGGGGGCGCGAGGAGCC
Encoded here:
- the gpmI gene encoding 2,3-bisphosphoglycerate-independent phosphoglycerate mutase: MITGPVTLLILDGFGDGPRNAFDATFVSGMAHLSDLRRRYAATQLNAGGEAVGLPEGQFGNSEVGHMNLGAGRVVWQELTRIDAAIRKGTFRDNAAMGGLLRDLKASGGRLHLMGLVSDGGVHSHQNHLVALAQWAQAEGVPTTIHAFLDGRDTAQKSADGYLQWLAFQLRACPLVTIGSLIGRYVVMDRDKRWERVVRAWKLLVDGEGEFEAADAQAGIKAAYDRGETDEFVSPTKLDGFHPIADGDGCIFFNFRADRARQFSHALVDPAFDAFPQARRPKVKLVTFTAYEADLEPHVSVAYPPQNLTRILGELVSEKGWKQLRTAETEKYAHVTYFFNGGREEPFPGEERILVPSPKVPTYELQPEMSAHEVVRGLLKAIRGGEFRLLVCNLANPDMVGHTGDLNAAAAACAVVDDAIRQIAAATLEQGGALLVTADHGNCECMRDEKGNPHTAHTTNPVPAVLVARGFEARQLRAGGALADVAPTLLKLLGVDQPAEMDGTSLF